In Caloramator sp. E03, the sequence GGAAATGAAAATTAAACAATACAACAACTAATCAAAAGTTTGAAAGTGGTGATAACAGCAGAAATGAAGGAGAAGCTGGAGAAGTATTTTCTTCAGATTATGGAAGAGGAACCACAAATAGATATGAGGGGTCAGTATTGCTGGCAATCAATACGTTCGAATCAAGAGTGAAAGCGAGGGAGACGGAGGAGAAGTCTTTCAAGGAGATGCAAGACTGGGTAGACGCTTTCTTATAAGTTATGATTTTACTATGGAACTGCTAGATTGAGCCACGAGGATCTTTACGAAGGCTTTTATTTTGAGGGTAAAAAATAAAAAGCTAAAAATATAGGGGGTTTTTATATGAATCTTGTAGCCTTAACAGGTGCTGGAATATCAAAAGCAAGTGGGATTCCAACATTTAATGAAATGGGAAACTTAAGAGAAAAGCTGAGCAGATCATTTTTTGAAACTAACCCTGAAGAGTTTTATAAAATTTTAATTGAAATGAAAGAAAAAATAGAAAGAGCAGAGCCTAACCCTGCTCATATTGCACTTGCGAAATATAATGTACCAATTATTACAATGAACATTGATGGACTGCACAAAAGGGCTGGAAGTAAAGATGTAATTGAAATACATGGGAATTTGGAATATGTTGAATGCCCTAACTGCAATGAGTTATATGATTTTAATATAGTAAAAGAAACTATTTATTGTAAGGATTGTAATAGCTTGTTTCAACCCAATATTGTCCTTTATGGTGATATAATACCTTTGTTCTTTTGCCATTAAAGACATTTTAAAAGCCTCCTTCTTGATTATATTTCTAATTGTTGCCAAGAAGGAGTTTTTTAATTAATTTACACAAAATTATTTGCTGTCTCCTTTCTTATCAAGTAACCAGAAAAATTTGTTTTCTCAGATCTTGTAAATCGATTCAACAGCATGATATTTTTCTTTGTTTTAGATTTTGCTATCATATTTACGGTTTTTTGCGATATCGCCCACGAACATAATAACTCTCAAAAGGATATCCGGCAGCAGCATATTTTCTGCTGAAACCGCTTTCCAATATGAAGCAGACCGAATAACAGGCTTGAAATCATTACGAAAGGTAAATTACTTTTCTCGTGTGCGCCCATCTTTGCATCATACTCGGAAAGATTTTTCATAAATTGTTAATTTTCTTTATCCAGTTAAAAATTTCTTCAATAGCGAGATGATGATTTCCTATCTGACAATGCTGCTCTCCGCCTTCTGCTTCCGTAAACATCCTTGTAGATAAACTTTTTGCGTATTTTATCTTGCTTGTTAGTCTGTAAAATTGATCTTTAGGAATATAGTGGTCTTTTTCTCCTGCAAGCAGCAGCACATGGCAATTGAGTTTATCGCATACATCCTGAGAAAGGTTATGCTTTTGCAATTCCTTATAAAAATCATAAGGGGTATTTGTTCCGGTAATATACATACCTTGCATCATTGCCCAGTCTGCAAGCAAACTTCTCTTTCTTATGTATCCAAGCAGTCTGTTTATAATTTTTTCTTTGCCTTTTGCGAAGCAGTATCTTACAAGCGGCTTTAAAGTACCTGGGAATATGTTTGTCATACAGTCAAACCCGTTTTCAAGCACATCATATGCAACGACTGCCTTAATGCGTTTTTCAAAAGCTGCGGCTCTAAGTGCAAGATAACCACCCCACGATATGCCAATCATAGTGCATTCTTTTACACCGTAATAATCCAGTACACATGATGTAGGACGCTCCCAGTTTGCAATAAATTTAAGTCCGTTTTTCAACGTCTTACCTTGTCCATCGCCCTCAAATAGAATAATTGTATAGTTCTCTTGTACAAATTTTGTTAATGCCGGCACAAATTCTTCAATAAAGGAATCATAACCTCCACAAACCAGCAAGATTCCTTTTTCGTTTTTATTTCTAAAAATTATGCTGTGTATTTCCTTTCCCATGTATGGAATCTCGTGAATTTCATAGTCCAGCTTCATCTGCTGAAAAGAATTATAAAAATTTTTCACAGATTTTTCATACATGGTATCTTTCTGTGGATGATCTTCTTTTAGAAAAAATTCAGCCATCCTGTACGCATAAGCCGCACGCATGTATTCGTCTAAACCTTCATACTTTTCCCCAAGTGCAACCCAAAAATCAAACCACTGTTCAAAATTCTTTATCTTGCCCGCCTTTTCAACAATCTCTTTTTCATCCGCAGCTGCTTTTCCGTAAGTAAGCACGCGGTTTATCTGGAAATCAAATTGCTGAACTCCAGTTATATCTTTAATATAAGGCATTAAGTTTACCCTCCTTAACATGTCATCTTTATGCACTTTACGGTTTACATTATACTATGCTTATTGGTGCTTTTCAATTGATTAAGTTATTGTGCTGCGTTATTTAAAAATAGGTATTGAAACAAAGAGCTTTGCAATAATTTCAATAGAAAGAATACATAAAATTGGAGTTGTGAGAATCTCAGAGGAAAGCAATAGAAAAGAGCATTCAATTCAATTAAAGCTTTAGACAAATCATAATAATATATATGTATGAGAATAACAAAAGATAAAAACTGGATAGCCTGAGTGCTATCCATATTTTATTATTTAGTAAAAAAACGTGTTAAGTAAATAAGTGTATAAAAATATATGCTTTATATTTTTTACCATTAAAAAAACAATTTTGTTAGCATGTCATTCATCGCAGGTGCCTAAATCAACATTTTTAGTAACTCTATTAGCTATACTTAGAAAAATAGGAACAAATTTTTTGCACTAAGATGCAGAGTATATATATTATATTTTGCAACAAAAATATAATTTTCAAATTGCTTAGAGTTACAAGTATAATGATAATAGTACCCTTAATCATAGTCTAAATAAGTACTATACCAACAAATGGGATAGTGATGGAAACCGTATAATAAGTGAGAAGAATAAGTTTTTATAAGCAAAACAAATTTACTATAAAATGTTGATGATAGAAAAATATTGAAAAAGAAAGTAGAAATATAAATAATTTAATAGTAAAATATTAAATAATATGCTTATTTTTTAAAAAAGTCTTGTAAAATTAAAGTTAAAAAAATACTACAAAATAGGCATTTTTAATTAGAGAAATAGATAAGCAATTAATAAATAAAACCTTTTATATGATAAAATATAAAGATTATTTTTATTGAAATTTATATTGGTGGGAGAGAAATGAATATTATGTGGAAACAGAATAAAAATAAGGTTATTCTTATTGGAATAGTTATTATAGCAGCTATTATAGGAATAATATATTGGATAAATTTGGACAAACATCAAAAAAAAGCTTTTAATAAATTAGAAACAAAATATTACTCAGATACTGAAATTAAAGAGGCTCTTATGAAACTCAATGACAATAAAAAGGCTGAATTGATTAGAGATGTCAATATTAAGGATAAGAAATTA encodes:
- a CDS encoding alpha/beta hydrolase family protein — encoded protein: MPYIKDITGVQQFDFQINRVLTYGKAAADEKEIVEKAGKIKNFEQWFDFWVALGEKYEGLDEYMRAAYAYRMAEFFLKEDHPQKDTMYEKSVKNFYNSFQQMKLDYEIHEIPYMGKEIHSIIFRNKNEKGILLVCGGYDSFIEEFVPALTKFVQENYTIILFEGDGQGKTLKNGLKFIANWERPTSCVLDYYGVKECTMIGISWGGYLALRAAAFEKRIKAVVAYDVLENGFDCMTNIFPGTLKPLVRYCFAKGKEKIINRLLGYIRKRSLLADWAMMQGMYITGTNTPYDFYKELQKHNLSQDVCDKLNCHVLLLAGEKDHYIPKDQFYRLTSKIKYAKSLSTRMFTEAEGGEQHCQIGNHHLAIEEIFNWIKKINNL
- a CDS encoding SIR2 family NAD-dependent protein deacylase; its protein translation is MNLVALTGAGISKASGIPTFNEMGNLREKLSRSFFETNPEEFYKILIEMKEKIERAEPNPAHIALAKYNVPIITMNIDGLHKRAGSKDVIEIHGNLEYVECPNCNELYDFNIVKETIYCKDCNSLFQPNIVLYGDIIPLFFCH